One region of Cobetia sp. cqz5-12 genomic DNA includes:
- the uca gene encoding urea carboxylase, giving the protein MFHKVLIANRGAIATRIQRTLRALGVQSVAVYAEADRESPFVREADDAYSLGEGAAAETYLDIDKLIAIALESGAQAVHPGYGFLSENTRFIQACDAAGLVFLGPTVEQIHAFGLKHEARTIAENAGVPLVPGTGLLDDVESALSEAARIGYPVMLKSTAGGGGIGMQVCEDDASLSRAFDSVKGLGERNFGDGGVFLEAYIARARHLEVQLFGDGEGTVIALGERDCSSQRRHQKVIEECPAPDLPERVRDDMIATAIRLGEAVNYRSAGTVEFIYDAERQAFYFLEVNTRLQVEHGVTELVWGVDIVAWMLKLGAGELGNLRELVAPLTPRGHAMQARVYAENPQHDFRPSSGLLTEVEFANDAVTAALAEGSQLRVDHSIEAGFEVPAWFDPMLAKVMVHAPTREQARGDLSRALAASRLYGIETNRQWLSHLLEDPRFRNVEIYTRWLEGLEWAAPTFEVIVPGTLTTVQDMPGRQGHWDVGVPPSGPFDDYAFRLGNALLGNAADAAGLEITLNGPTLHFHRATRVVLAGAPLPATLSVSAPQDGSDDTTTHELALWQVHEIAAGSTLSLGKVAAGARSYLLIAGGIDCPQYLGSRATFTLGQFGGHAGRALRSGDTLPLADLAECPQPALTRLPEALIPQGAGIIDNAQGKTSGREWQIGVLYGPHGAPDFFTEDDISTFFGHRWEVHYNSSRTGVRLIGPRPQWARADGGEAGLHPSNIHDNAYAFGTIDFTGDMPVILGPDGPSLGGFVCPATVVRAERWKLGQLAAGDRIRFVALTLDEARAIEVQQDAVLAALASGKLDALESPLAATSTTLSAIAEQRPRPDDSPVLKHLSAEQGGEQIVYRRAGDDFLLIEFGQMELDIALRFRAHAWMLWLKEHPLPGLMEMTPGIRSLQLHYDPRKLALATLMTHLEQAEVALKDVEDIEIEARTVHLPLSWDDPACQQAIDKYQRSVRPDAPWCPSNLEFIRRINGLADEAAVRETVLNARYLVMGLGDVYLGAPVATPLDPRQRLVTTKYNPARTWTAENSVGIGGAYLCVYGMEGPGGYQFVGRTLQMWNRYRRTEHFTSPWLLRVFDQLRFHPVSHEALEQIRRDHPQGRYDLKIEKTRFRLADYQAQIAEHQAETDAFRERRQAAFQQEIDDWHARGQFTFEDQVNEVQEADSLSDDELGIETPVTGSLWKLEVAEGDLVEAGQVVALVESMKMEVEIRTHTAGRVVRLPIKEGSGVAPGQPLIVLSTAEETTDPADASAPDNAQSTLSSEETL; this is encoded by the coding sequence ATGTTCCACAAGGTCCTGATTGCCAACCGTGGCGCCATCGCCACCCGAATCCAGCGCACGCTGCGTGCCCTCGGTGTCCAGAGCGTCGCCGTCTACGCAGAAGCCGATCGTGAATCCCCCTTCGTGCGCGAGGCCGATGACGCCTACAGCCTCGGTGAAGGTGCCGCCGCCGAGACCTATCTCGACATCGACAAGCTGATCGCCATCGCCCTCGAGAGTGGCGCCCAGGCCGTGCATCCGGGCTATGGTTTCCTGTCCGAGAACACCCGCTTCATCCAGGCCTGTGACGCTGCCGGCCTTGTCTTCCTCGGCCCGACCGTCGAGCAGATCCACGCCTTCGGCCTCAAGCACGAAGCGCGCACCATCGCCGAGAACGCCGGCGTGCCGCTGGTACCCGGTACCGGCCTGCTGGACGATGTCGAGAGCGCACTGAGCGAGGCCGCCCGTATCGGCTATCCGGTGATGCTCAAGTCCACCGCCGGCGGCGGCGGCATCGGCATGCAGGTGTGTGAGGATGACGCCTCCCTCAGCCGTGCCTTCGATTCGGTCAAGGGTCTGGGCGAGCGCAACTTCGGGGATGGCGGCGTCTTCCTGGAGGCGTACATCGCCCGCGCCCGTCACCTGGAAGTGCAGCTGTTCGGGGATGGTGAAGGCACGGTGATCGCGCTGGGCGAGCGCGACTGCTCCAGTCAGCGCCGCCACCAGAAGGTCATCGAGGAATGCCCGGCACCCGACCTGCCCGAGCGCGTTCGCGACGACATGATCGCCACCGCCATCCGCCTGGGCGAAGCCGTCAATTACCGCAGTGCCGGTACCGTCGAATTCATCTATGACGCCGAGCGTCAGGCCTTCTACTTCCTGGAGGTCAATACGCGCCTGCAGGTCGAGCACGGTGTCACGGAGCTGGTGTGGGGCGTGGACATCGTCGCCTGGATGCTCAAGCTGGGCGCCGGCGAACTGGGCAACCTGCGCGAGCTGGTCGCGCCGCTGACGCCCCGCGGCCACGCCATGCAAGCACGCGTCTACGCCGAGAACCCGCAGCACGACTTCCGCCCTTCCAGCGGCCTGCTCACCGAGGTGGAGTTCGCCAATGACGCCGTGACCGCCGCCCTCGCCGAGGGCAGCCAGCTGCGGGTGGATCATTCCATCGAGGCCGGCTTCGAGGTCCCCGCCTGGTTCGACCCGATGCTGGCCAAGGTGATGGTGCACGCCCCGACCCGCGAGCAGGCGCGCGGCGATCTCTCCAGGGCACTGGCCGCCTCTCGCCTCTACGGCATCGAGACCAACCGCCAGTGGCTGTCACACCTGCTGGAAGACCCGCGCTTCCGCAATGTCGAGATCTACACCCGCTGGCTGGAAGGTCTCGAGTGGGCCGCACCGACCTTTGAAGTGATCGTCCCCGGTACCCTGACCACCGTGCAGGACATGCCGGGTCGCCAGGGCCACTGGGATGTGGGCGTGCCGCCCTCCGGCCCCTTCGATGACTACGCCTTCCGTCTCGGCAATGCGCTGCTGGGCAACGCCGCCGATGCCGCAGGCCTCGAGATCACCCTCAACGGCCCGACGCTGCACTTCCACCGCGCCACGCGCGTGGTGCTGGCCGGCGCGCCGTTGCCCGCCACGCTGTCCGTTTCAGCACCGCAAGACGGCTCCGATGACACCACGACTCACGAGCTTGCCCTGTGGCAGGTACATGAGATCGCCGCTGGCAGCACCCTGAGCCTGGGCAAGGTCGCCGCCGGCGCGCGCAGCTATCTGCTGATCGCCGGTGGCATCGACTGCCCGCAGTATCTGGGCTCGCGCGCGACCTTCACCCTGGGCCAGTTCGGCGGCCATGCCGGACGTGCCCTGCGCAGTGGCGACACCCTGCCGCTGGCTGATCTCGCCGAGTGCCCCCAGCCCGCCCTGACCCGGCTGCCCGAGGCGCTGATCCCGCAGGGCGCTGGCATTATCGACAATGCGCAAGGCAAGACCTCAGGTCGCGAATGGCAGATCGGCGTGCTCTACGGCCCGCACGGTGCGCCGGACTTCTTCACCGAAGACGACATCAGCACCTTCTTCGGCCACCGCTGGGAAGTGCATTACAACTCCAGCCGCACCGGCGTGCGCCTGATCGGCCCGCGTCCGCAGTGGGCGCGTGCCGATGGTGGCGAGGCCGGTCTGCACCCTTCCAACATCCACGACAACGCCTACGCCTTCGGCACCATCGACTTCACTGGCGACATGCCGGTCATCCTCGGCCCGGACGGCCCGTCACTGGGCGGTTTCGTGTGTCCGGCCACCGTGGTGCGCGCGGAACGCTGGAAGCTGGGCCAGCTGGCCGCCGGCGATCGCATCCGTTTCGTCGCACTGACTCTGGATGAGGCCCGCGCCATTGAGGTGCAGCAGGACGCCGTACTCGCGGCCCTCGCCAGTGGCAAGCTCGACGCACTGGAGTCACCTCTGGCGGCGACCAGCACCACGCTGAGCGCCATCGCCGAGCAACGCCCACGCCCCGATGACTCGCCGGTGCTCAAGCACCTGAGCGCCGAGCAAGGCGGCGAGCAGATCGTCTATCGCCGCGCCGGGGATGACTTCCTGCTGATCGAATTCGGCCAGATGGAGCTGGATATCGCGCTGCGCTTTCGCGCCCATGCCTGGATGCTGTGGCTGAAGGAGCATCCGCTGCCCGGCCTGATGGAGATGACACCGGGCATCCGCTCGCTGCAGCTGCATTACGATCCGCGCAAGCTTGCCCTCGCCACACTGATGACGCACCTCGAACAGGCGGAAGTCGCGCTCAAGGATGTCGAGGACATCGAGATCGAGGCGCGCACCGTACACCTGCCGCTGTCCTGGGATGACCCGGCGTGTCAACAGGCCATCGACAAGTACCAGCGCTCGGTGCGCCCGGATGCCCCCTGGTGCCCGAGCAATCTTGAATTCATTCGCCGCATCAATGGTCTGGCGGATGAGGCGGCGGTACGCGAGACGGTGCTCAACGCCCGCTATCTGGTGATGGGCCTCGGCGATGTGTATCTGGGTGCGCCGGTCGCCACGCCGCTGGACCCGCGCCAGCGCCTGGTAACCACCAAGTACAACCCGGCACGCACCTGGACCGCCGAGAACTCGGTGGGCATCGGTGGCGCCTATCTGTGCGTCTACGGCATGGAAGGTCCGGGCGGCTATCAGTTCGTCGGCCGCACGCTGCAGATGTGGAATCGCTATCGCCGCACCGAACACTTCACCAGCCCGTGGCTGCTGCGCGTGTTCGATCAGCTGCGCTTCCACCCGGTCAGCCATGAGGCGCTCGAGCAGATCCGTCGTGATCACCCTCAGGGACGCTACGACCTCAAGATCGAGAAGACGCGCTTTCGCCTCGCCGATTACCAGGCGCAGATCGCCGAGCATCAGGCCGAGACCGATGCCTTCCGTGAACGTCGTCAGGCCGCCTTCCAGCAGGAAATCGACGACTGGCATGCACGCGGCCAGTTCACCTTCGAGGATCAGGTCAACGAGGTACAGGAAGCCGACAGCCTGAGCGATGACGAGCTGGGCATCGAGACACCGGTCACCGGCAGCCTGTGGAAGCTGGAGGTCGCCGAGGGCGATCTCGTCGAGGCCGGCCAGGTGGTGGCGCTGGTCGAGTCGATGAAGATGGAAGTCGAGATTCGCACCCACACCGCAGGCCGTGTCGTTCGCCTGCCGATCAAGGAAGGCAGCGGTGTCGCCCCCGGCCAGCCGCTGATCGTGCTGTCGACCGCCGAGGAAACCACGGATCCCGCTGATGCCAGCGCACCAGACAACGCCCAATCGACCCTGTCTTCCGAGGAGACGCTGTGA
- a CDS encoding urea amidolyase associated protein UAAP2 produces MCTSTLEHPHAHAPATTDGAPLSYADPAEQPRELERTIEAGDHFIGLVRAGQHLRITDLHGNQAADTLFFSADDTAERYSAMDTVREQGKVYLTTGTVLYSTRGRALLTITGDTCGRHDTLGGACSSESNTVRYDLEKRHMHSCRDNWMLAIARYPKYDLTKRDIGHNINFFMNVPVTADGGLSFEDGLSAPGKYVEMVAERDVYVLLSNCPQLNNPCNGYDPTPVAIRISDSPLG; encoded by the coding sequence ATGTGCACCTCGACACTCGAACACCCACATGCCCACGCCCCGGCCACGACGGACGGTGCCCCGCTGAGCTACGCCGATCCGGCCGAGCAGCCGCGCGAACTCGAGCGCACCATCGAGGCCGGCGATCACTTCATCGGCCTGGTCCGCGCCGGCCAGCACCTGCGTATCACCGACCTGCACGGCAATCAGGCCGCCGACACCCTGTTCTTCTCGGCCGACGACACCGCCGAGCGCTACAGCGCGATGGACACCGTGCGCGAGCAGGGCAAGGTCTACCTGACCACCGGCACGGTGCTCTACTCCACACGTGGCCGTGCGCTGCTGACCATCACCGGCGATACCTGTGGCCGGCATGACACCCTGGGTGGCGCCTGCTCCAGCGAGTCCAACACCGTGCGTTACGACCTGGAGAAGCGCCATATGCACTCCTGTCGTGACAACTGGATGCTGGCCATCGCCCGCTACCCGAAGTACGACCTGACCAAGCGCGACATCGGCCACAACATCAACTTCTTCATGAACGTGCCGGTCACCGCCGATGGCGGCCTGAGCTTCGAGGATGGCCTGTCCGCCCCGGGCAAGTACGTCGAGATGGTCGCCGAGCGTGACGTCTACGTGCTGCTCTCCAACTGCCCGCAGCTCAACAACCCCTGCAACGGCTACGACCCGACACCGGTTGCCATCCGCATCAGCGACTCGCCGCTGGGCTGA
- a CDS encoding urea amidolyase associated protein UAAP1 has protein sequence MNIPLDAATTARASFTAKYQTHLPGGHHWSMRMPRGSALKLTAREANANVGLVMYNPLDTLERLNLPDTLKGQHTFRLTEGHCLYSDMGRIFASIIQDDLGWHDSASGNLMEQHFAAKGWHKKAYQQAFNDFTPSGHDSLLIEMAKYGLGDRDLCANLNLFSRVRADEDANLHYVTDHCAAGDSVTLRFEMDTLVMLHTCPHPLDPAEDYPLRGVDLTFGTATAMDEHDACYLSRPENARAFANNQLYHLAG, from the coding sequence ATGAACATACCGCTTGATGCCGCAACCACCGCCCGCGCCAGCTTTACCGCCAAGTATCAGACCCATCTGCCCGGCGGCCATCACTGGTCGATGCGCATGCCGCGTGGCAGCGCACTCAAGCTGACCGCCCGCGAGGCCAACGCCAATGTCGGCCTGGTGATGTACAACCCGCTGGATACGCTTGAGCGCCTCAATCTGCCGGACACTCTCAAGGGTCAGCACACCTTCCGCCTTACCGAGGGGCACTGCCTGTATTCCGACATGGGCCGCATCTTCGCCTCCATCATCCAGGACGATCTGGGCTGGCATGACAGCGCCAGCGGCAACCTGATGGAGCAGCACTTCGCTGCCAAGGGCTGGCACAAGAAGGCCTATCAGCAAGCCTTCAATGACTTCACGCCCAGCGGCCACGACAGCCTGCTGATCGAGATGGCCAAGTACGGACTGGGCGACCGCGACCTGTGCGCCAACCTCAACCTGTTCTCCCGCGTGCGCGCCGATGAAGACGCCAATCTGCACTACGTCACCGACCACTGCGCCGCCGGCGACAGCGTCACCCTGCGCTTCGAGATGGACACCCTCGTCATGCTGCACACCTGTCCGCACCCGCTGGACCCCGCCGAGGACTATCCGCTGCGCGGCGTTGATCTGACCTTCGGAACGGCCACGGCCATGGATGAGCACGACGCCTGCTACCTGTCGCGCCCCGAGAACGCCCGTGCCTTCGCCAACAATCAGCTCTATCACCTGGCGGGCTGA
- a CDS encoding ABC transporter ATP-binding protein produces MSLIHAKGLEKHYGEQVVLERMNLTVEAGEFITLVGASGCGKTTFLKLLLGTEGVSRGELLLDGKPIPAEPGPDRGIVFQKYSVFPHLTVLGNVIMAEELARAPLTGKLFGAKRREARVAAEKRLAEVGLSHALDKYPHELSGGMQQRLAIAQALMMKPRILLLDEPFGALDPGIRKDMHQLILRLWEEQQLTIFMITHDLKEAFELGSRVWVFDKVRVDPQAPQAYGSTITYDLPTERSKAKASSQQPGSGQQGSVQTGADQPTPKHETLTTPAHSVPQATLTGGQFNEHTA; encoded by the coding sequence ATGAGCCTGATCCACGCCAAGGGCCTCGAGAAGCACTACGGTGAGCAGGTCGTGCTGGAACGCATGAACCTGACCGTCGAGGCCGGAGAATTCATCACCCTGGTCGGCGCCTCCGGCTGCGGCAAGACCACCTTCCTCAAGCTGCTGCTGGGCACCGAGGGCGTCTCGCGCGGTGAGCTGCTGCTGGACGGCAAGCCCATCCCCGCCGAGCCGGGCCCGGACCGCGGCATCGTCTTCCAGAAGTATTCCGTCTTCCCGCACCTCACGGTGCTGGGCAACGTGATCATGGCCGAGGAGCTGGCGCGCGCCCCGCTGACCGGCAAGCTGTTCGGGGCCAAGCGTCGCGAGGCACGGGTCGCCGCCGAGAAACGTCTGGCAGAAGTCGGCCTGTCCCATGCGCTGGACAAGTACCCGCATGAGCTGTCCGGGGGCATGCAGCAGCGCCTCGCCATCGCCCAGGCGCTGATGATGAAGCCGCGCATCCTGTTGCTGGATGAGCCGTTCGGGGCTCTGGACCCGGGCATCCGCAAGGACATGCACCAGCTCATCCTGCGTCTGTGGGAAGAGCAGCAACTGACCATCTTCATGATCACCCATGACCTCAAGGAAGCGTTCGAGCTGGGCTCGCGCGTCTGGGTGTTCGACAAGGTGCGTGTCGACCCGCAGGCCCCGCAGGCCTATGGCTCGACCATCACCTACGACCTGCCCACCGAGCGTAGCAAGGCCAAGGCGTCGTCTCAGCAGCCGGGCTCTGGCCAGCAGGGCTCTGTCCAAACGGGCGCTGACCAACCGACGCCCAAGCACGAAACGCTGACGACACCAGCCCACTCCGTTCCCCAAGCCACTCTCACCGGAGGCCAATTCAATGAACATACCGCTTGA
- a CDS encoding ABC transporter permease — protein sequence MKRLINLTPSRGGRWLLGGLPFALLAILYIVQSNQRLLDNPNDRLLPSFASMGESFAKLATEVNVRTGDLPLWTDTFASLERLLAGVLISALIGLSVGLLTGGLPLLRAKLSPLITVLSLIPPMAILPILFIAFGTGELAKIALIVIGITPFLIRDLQNQALRLPDEQLIKAQTLGASSWQVLTRVLLPQLTPRLLSATRLALGSAWLFLIAAEAIAAQDGLGYRIFLVRRYLAMDVILPYVAWITLLAFLLDRLLVLVSTRAFPWYHAEESQS from the coding sequence ATGAAACGCCTGATCAATCTGACACCCTCCCGTGGTGGCCGCTGGCTGCTCGGTGGCCTGCCCTTCGCGCTGCTGGCCATCCTCTACATCGTGCAGTCTAACCAGCGACTGCTCGACAACCCCAACGACCGCCTGCTGCCGTCCTTCGCGTCCATGGGCGAGTCCTTCGCCAAGCTGGCCACCGAGGTCAACGTACGCACCGGCGACCTGCCGCTGTGGACCGACACCTTCGCCAGCCTCGAACGCCTGCTGGCCGGCGTGCTGATCAGTGCGCTGATCGGCCTGAGCGTCGGCCTGCTCACCGGCGGCCTGCCGCTGCTGCGCGCCAAGCTGTCACCGCTGATCACCGTGCTGTCCCTGATTCCGCCGATGGCGATCCTGCCGATCCTGTTCATCGCCTTCGGGACGGGTGAACTGGCCAAGATTGCGCTGATCGTCATCGGCATCACGCCCTTCCTGATTCGCGACCTGCAGAATCAGGCCCTGCGCCTGCCCGATGAGCAGCTGATCAAGGCCCAGACGCTGGGCGCCAGCTCCTGGCAGGTGCTGACCCGCGTCCTGCTGCCCCAGCTGACCCCGCGCCTTCTCAGCGCCACACGTCTGGCACTCGGCAGCGCCTGGCTGTTCCTGATCGCCGCGGAAGCCATCGCCGCCCAGGACGGCCTCGGCTATCGCATCTTCCTGGTGCGCCGCTATCTGGCGATGGACGTCATCCTGCCCTACGTGGCCTGGATCACGCTGCTGGCCTTCCTGCTCGACCGTCTGCTGGTGCTCGTCTCGACTCGCGCCTTCCCCTGGTACCACGCTGAGGAGAGCCAATCATGA
- a CDS encoding putative urea ABC transporter substrate-binding protein yields the protein MAQDSFSVCWSVYAGWMPWEYADTQGIVDKWAKKYDINIDVVQVNDYVESINQYTSGNVDGCAMTNMDALTLPAASSVDSTALILGDYSDGNDGVMVRDGDSIESLKDREVNLVQFSVSHYLLARALDSVGMSERDLTTTNTGDADIVALASNPDTQAVVTWNPQLATLKNMPGYTEVFNSSDIPGEILDLMVVNTQTLKDNPDFGHALVGAWYEVMEKMKAGDEVALTQMADAAGTDLAGYQSQLAATHMYYTPAEAVAAFNAPSLKDTMQHIADFSFAQGLLGEGAPDAGFIGIETPAGIVGNEGNVMLRFDPSYTAALADSQ from the coding sequence ATGGCGCAGGATTCCTTCAGCGTGTGCTGGTCGGTGTATGCCGGCTGGATGCCGTGGGAATACGCGGACACCCAGGGCATCGTCGACAAGTGGGCCAAGAAGTACGACATCAATATCGATGTGGTGCAGGTCAATGATTACGTCGAATCCATCAATCAGTACACCTCCGGCAATGTCGATGGCTGCGCCATGACCAACATGGACGCCCTCACCCTCCCCGCCGCCAGCAGTGTCGATTCCACCGCGCTGATTCTGGGCGACTACTCCGATGGCAATGACGGCGTGATGGTCCGCGACGGCGATTCCATCGAGTCCCTGAAGGACCGTGAGGTCAATCTGGTGCAGTTCAGTGTCTCCCACTACCTGCTGGCACGCGCACTGGACAGCGTCGGCATGAGCGAGCGCGACCTCACCACCACCAATACCGGCGATGCCGATATCGTCGCGCTGGCCAGCAACCCGGACACCCAGGCGGTGGTCACCTGGAACCCGCAGCTCGCCACCCTCAAGAACATGCCCGGCTACACCGAAGTCTTCAATTCCAGCGACATTCCCGGCGAGATTCTCGACCTGATGGTCGTCAATACCCAGACGCTGAAGGACAACCCGGACTTCGGCCACGCGCTGGTCGGCGCCTGGTATGAGGTGATGGAGAAGATGAAGGCTGGCGATGAAGTCGCGCTGACCCAGATGGCCGATGCCGCCGGCACCGACCTCGCCGGCTATCAGTCCCAGCTGGCCGCGACCCACATGTACTACACCCCCGCCGAGGCCGTGGCCGCCTTCAATGCGCCGAGCCTCAAGGACACCATGCAGCACATCGCCGACTTCAGCTTCGCGCAGGGGCTGCTGGGCGAAGGCGCGCCGGATGCCGGCTTCATCGGTATCGAGACGCCTGCCGGCATCGTCGGCAATGAGGGCAACGTGATGCTGCGCTTCGACCCGAGCTACACCGCCGCACTGGCCGACAGCCAGTAA
- a CDS encoding YfbU family protein — protein sequence MNITDGEKIILLMLTEIYEKLDIEGRDIEPEFIRSAIFSDHTWSIPWRYTGITFENNETPQAVSEVIEILDMWSIIERNYNALSDDQKEQITREEDLTPDIFKFEGFDGNNESEYMSAASFIVNKLNRFDEFRGRDFNSHCPKIESYKRILNNYNLFYRDFHHGIIPRHQLIEIMRAARHEENG from the coding sequence ATGAACATTACGGATGGTGAAAAAATCATTCTCTTAATGCTTACTGAAATATATGAAAAGCTAGATATAGAAGGGAGGGATATTGAACCTGAATTCATTCGTTCTGCCATATTCTCAGACCATACATGGAGTATACCTTGGAGATACACAGGCATAACATTTGAGAATAATGAGACACCGCAGGCAGTGTCCGAAGTAATTGAGATCCTTGATATGTGGAGCATAATTGAAAGAAACTATAATGCGCTAAGCGACGATCAGAAAGAACAAATTACAAGAGAGGAAGATCTTACACCAGACATATTTAAATTTGAAGGGTTTGATGGCAACAATGAATCTGAATACATGAGCGCGGCCTCATTTATAGTTAACAAATTAAACCGTTTTGATGAGTTCAGAGGACGAGATTTTAACTCTCACTGTCCTAAGATTGAATCCTATAAGCGCATACTAAATAATTATAACTTATTTTATCGAGATTTCCACCATGGCATAATACCTAGACATCAATTAATTGAAATTATGCGTGCAGCACGACATGAGGAGAACGGATAA
- a CDS encoding pyridoxal phosphate-dependent aminotransferase — protein MTDVVEKDLQASSVVQAVEKGSPSSRSRRGFLGMSGAAIAGAALGQFLPGIPSALAKETAPAAAVLKPSAKSPVRLNYNENALGMAPSAQRAAAASIPHSNRYPFAHLGKLQSLVATHHKVPSESILFTPGSSDAIRASVLAHATPDTQLVIPELTYGDGALYAGFYDLAIRKVPSSREDWSFKISDMKQAVADHSGPSIVYLVNPNNPTSTIISSDELEAWVNDSRDDTLFIIDEAYAEFVNDPSFRSADHLIAGGAKNVLLLKTFSKIHAMAGLRVGYAVGDVDRLEHVSHYVEDDAMTLSYPGVMAATASMQSPEFLVHSKQSNDEARAIFTSTLDELGWEYLPGQTNFVFHRISRPLKDFQAAMKERHVLIGRAFPPADGWCRMSLGTPEEMHYVAAVLREMKAKGIV, from the coding sequence ATGACAGACGTAGTCGAGAAGGATCTGCAGGCGTCTTCTGTGGTTCAGGCGGTTGAGAAGGGCTCTCCATCATCGCGTTCGCGTCGTGGTTTCCTGGGCATGAGTGGGGCGGCAATTGCCGGGGCGGCGTTGGGTCAGTTCCTGCCGGGTATTCCCAGTGCCTTGGCCAAGGAGACAGCGCCTGCGGCGGCGGTGCTCAAGCCTTCCGCCAAGTCACCGGTGCGACTCAACTACAACGAGAACGCGCTGGGCATGGCACCGTCGGCACAGCGCGCCGCAGCGGCATCCATTCCGCATTCCAATCGTTATCCCTTCGCTCATCTGGGCAAATTGCAGTCATTGGTGGCGACTCACCACAAGGTGCCGAGCGAGAGCATTCTGTTCACGCCGGGCTCCTCGGATGCGATTCGTGCCAGTGTGCTGGCCCATGCGACTCCCGATACCCAGCTGGTGATTCCCGAGCTGACCTACGGCGATGGCGCCCTGTATGCTGGCTTCTATGACCTCGCCATTCGCAAGGTGCCGTCCTCGCGTGAGGACTGGTCATTCAAGATTTCCGACATGAAGCAGGCCGTGGCCGACCACTCCGGCCCCTCCATCGTCTATCTGGTGAATCCCAACAACCCGACTTCGACCATCATTTCCAGTGATGAACTGGAGGCCTGGGTCAATGACAGCCGTGACGACACGCTGTTCATCATCGACGAAGCGTACGCCGAATTCGTGAATGACCCGAGCTTCCGCTCCGCGGATCATCTGATTGCTGGTGGCGCGAAGAACGTCCTGCTGCTGAAGACCTTCTCCAAGATTCACGCCATGGCAGGCTTACGTGTCGGCTATGCCGTCGGCGATGTCGATCGTCTCGAGCACGTCTCCCACTATGTCGAAGACGATGCCATGACGCTGTCATACCCTGGCGTGATGGCGGCGACGGCCTCCATGCAATCACCGGAATTTCTGGTCCACAGCAAGCAGAGCAATGATGAAGCGCGCGCCATCTTTACCTCCACGCTCGACGAGCTGGGCTGGGAGTATCTGCCGGGGCAGACCAACTTCGTCTTCCATCGTATCTCCAGGCCGCTAAAGGACTTCCAGGCCGCAATGAAGGAACGCCACGTGTTGATCGGGCGTGCCTTCCCGCCGGCGGATGGCTGGTGCCGCATGTCACTCGGTACGCCGGAGGAGATGCACTATGTCGCCGCCGTACTGCGCGAGATGAAGGCCAAGGGCATCGTCTAG
- a CDS encoding DUF6691 family protein, translated as MKTVIGFLTGLVFSLGLTLSGMTDPARVVGFLDVAGDWDPTLIFVLGGAVITTFLGYRLVWRRGTPLLGERFQLPTRRDIDGRLLLGAALFGIGWGLSGYCPGPAIVSSSTMSLPLAGFLVTMLVGWWLATRMTRNS; from the coding sequence ATGAAAACGGTCATCGGCTTTCTCACCGGCCTGGTCTTCAGCCTCGGGCTGACACTCAGCGGCATGACCGACCCCGCGCGCGTGGTCGGCTTTCTCGACGTGGCCGGAGACTGGGACCCCACGCTGATCTTCGTGCTGGGCGGTGCCGTCATCACCACCTTCCTCGGCTATCGTCTCGTATGGCGGCGTGGCACTCCCCTGCTGGGCGAGCGCTTCCAGCTGCCTACGCGTCGCGATATCGATGGCCGTCTGCTGCTCGGCGCAGCCCTGTTCGGTATCGGTTGGGGGCTGAGCGGTTACTGCCCCGGGCCTGCCATCGTCTCCAGCAGCACCATGAGTCTGCCATTGGCAGGCTTTCTGGTGACGATGCTGGTGGGCTGGTGGCTGGCCACTCGCATGACGCGCAATAGCTGA
- a CDS encoding YeeE/YedE family protein, translating into MDMISSMKGLAGGVLIGLSAVILMAFLGRIAGISGITRGALLESGPDRRWRLAFVLGLISGPLLLLLLNLDWGNVAASTDALIGNPASGVLSMMFAGLLVGIGTGIGGGCTSGHGVCGIARLSPRSLVATVVFVAVAMLTVFVSQHLLGESP; encoded by the coding sequence ATGGACATGATAAGCAGCATGAAAGGACTCGCCGGTGGCGTCCTGATCGGACTCTCGGCAGTGATACTGATGGCCTTTCTGGGACGTATCGCCGGTATCAGTGGCATCACGCGGGGCGCGCTGCTGGAATCAGGCCCGGACCGCCGCTGGCGTCTCGCCTTCGTGCTGGGGTTGATCAGCGGGCCACTACTCCTCCTGCTGCTCAATCTTGACTGGGGCAATGTGGCCGCAAGCACGGATGCGCTGATCGGCAATCCCGCCAGCGGGGTGCTGAGCATGATGTTCGCCGGTCTGCTGGTGGGTATCGGAACAGGCATCGGCGGCGGCTGTACCAGTGGTCATGGTGTCTGCGGTATCGCGCGTCTCTCTCCCCGCTCGTTGGTGGCCACAGTGGTATTCGTGGCTGTGGCCATGCTGACGGTGTTCGTGAGCCAACATCTGCTGGGGGAGTCACCATGA